The Candidatus Nanopelagicales bacterium region CCACCATAGAGATGGTTGCGCCCGTCCCCCCGCAAGCCTCGGGTTCAGTCGCCCTCGGCGGTGATATTCCAACCCGTCAAGACCCGCTGGTCGCGTTCGTAGCCCAGCATGCTCAACGCACCTGGATCGAGTTCGAACAGCCGACCCATGTCCGAGGACAACCCGAGCCAGGTAGCCGTGAGGATTCGCAGGACGTGGCCGTGTGCGACGAGGGCGCAGTCGCGGCCCTGCCCAAGGACCGGCTCACATCTGGCAAGTACCTTCCGGCAGCGTTCCGCGACCTGATTGGTCGTTTCACC contains the following coding sequences:
- a CDS encoding histidine phosphatase family protein; amino-acid sequence: EAAQLLKYRAFGLVLTSPLERAADTAKLAGLTADDTDDNLLEWDYGAWEGRTTLDIRAELGQPDWVIWDHPVPPGKTPGETTNQVAERCRKVLARCEPVLGQGRDCALVAHGHVLRILTATWLGLSSDMGRLFELDPGALSMLGYERDQRVLTGWNITAEGD